A genome region from Lucilia cuprina isolate Lc7/37 chromosome 3, ASM2204524v1, whole genome shotgun sequence includes the following:
- the LOC111678830 gene encoding PCI domain-containing protein 2 homolog, translated as MFGTLNNYLSSVHRVWTNGDGDMLASYISLKDKHIMNRNLYVQNPENAVNRLLESPIDEIVCAHIKVLYYLWLEPRDFMQAYKYQSQCIQSVVKMLQQLKEENWCLPVMYTACLDLRILAQHCEELGNSSKPGEILEKAADCLMSCFRVCAADNRSSDNDTKRLGMLNLVNQLFKVYFRINKLHLCKPLIRAIDSSAFKDMFPLPERITYKYFVGRKAMFDSDYKSADEFLSFALKHCPKNFPRNKRLILIYLVPVKMLLGYLPKKSILERYDVLQFYELAEALKEGNVRKFDDVIQRHEIFFIKCGIYLLVEKLKFIVYRNLFKKVYLIKQTHQLDLNAFRSALQFVGETDMTIDETHCIVANLIYEGKIKGYISHSHNKLVVSKQNPFPAINTVS; from the exons atgttcgGCACATTAAACAATTACTTAAGCAGTGTCCATCGTGTTTGGACAAATGGCGATGGTGATATGTTGGCCTCCTATATATCTCTCAAAGATAAACATATAATGAATCGTAATCTCTATGTACAGAATCCGGAAAATGCCGTAAATCGTCTACTAGAATCGCCCATTGATGAGATTGTTTGTGCTCACATAAAAGTGCTGTATTATTTATGGTTGGAAC CCAGAGATTTTATGCAAGCCTACAAATATCAATCACAATGTATACAGTCAGTGGTGAAAATGTTGCAGCAATTGAAAGAGGAAAACTGGTGTTTACCTGTAATGTACACCGCCTGCTTGGATTTAAGAATATTAGCTCAACATTGTGAAGAACTTGGCAATAGTTCGAAACCAGGAGAGATTTTAGAAAAGGCTGCTGATTGTTTAATGAGCTGTTTTCGTGTATGTGCCGCCGATAACAG ATCCTCAGACAATGATACCAAACGTTTGGGCATGTTAAATCTGGTCAATCaactatttaaagtttattttcgcATTAATAAACTGCATCTGTGTAAACCTCTTATACGTGCCATCGATTCGAGTGCATTTAAAGATATGTTTCCACTGCCCGAACGTATAACATACAAATACTTTGTTGGACGTAAGGCTATGTTCGATTCAGATTACAAAAGTGCCGATGAGTTTCTTTCGTTTGCCTTAAAGCATTGTCCCAAGAATTTCCCGCGCAATAAACGTTTAATACTCATCTATTTGGTGCCCGTTAAAATGTTACTTGGCTATTTGCCGAAAAAATCTATTTTGGAACGTTATgatgttttacaattttacgAATTGGCTGAGGCACTCAAGGAGGGCAATGTACGCAAATTTGACGATGTTATACAACGACatgaaatattctttattaaatgTGGCATTTATTTGCTGGTGGAAAAACTCAAGTTCATTGTCTATCGCAATCTATTTAAGAAAGTCTACTTAATTAAGCAAACGCATCAATTGGATTTGAATGCTTTTCGTTCGGCGTTACAGTTTGTGGGCGAGACTGATATGACTATCGATGAGACGCATTGTATAGTGGCGAATTTAATTTATGAGGGCAAAATCAAGGGTTACATATCGCATAGTCATAATAAATTGGTAGTCTCCAAACAGAATCCTTTTCCAGCTATTAATACAGTCTCATGA